From Actinomycetota bacterium:
CCTGCCACGCGCAGAGCTTCTGCAGCGATTGTCATGGCATGGAGATGCCGCATCCCGCAGGCTTCCTGGAGGGACACGGAGAACTCGATCCGGCCACCTGCCTTACATGCCATGCTGTTGCAGGTGAGACAGCCGACGAGATGCTCTTCTGCAACGCCTGCCATCATCCATATGGTAATCCGGCGCTGCCGTGGATTCCGCAACACGTGGATTCTGTTCGCGATGGCGGATCCGAGCAGTGCTTCCAGTGCCACAGCAGAGTGTTCTGCGCAGAGTGCCACGTTGCTGCAGCGGCAGATAACTAAGGCTTACGGAGAATAGCTCGGTTATGAGTCGTTGGATGACTACCAGCGTAAGTCCTCGTGCCCTCTGGATCGCAGTTGCGCTCATAACTGTGCTGGCGATTGCTGTGCTGGTCCTGGTTGTAATCTTTCGCGACGGCGCTATGGATGCCGGCGGCGTTGATCTTGTCGGGTTCTCCGAAAACTCGACCGCTACAGTTGGATTCGCGGGACAGTTTCCATCTTTGGAATCGCCGGCTTTATCGGAGCCAAGAGGCATTGATGCCGATGGTGAGAGATTGTTCGTCGCACTGTCGGGCATTGGTGCTGTCGGGGTATTTGGCTACGATGGAGCCCGCATAGCAACGATTTTGATACCACCGGCCGAAGGAGCCCCGGTTGCTTACCCGATTGACGTCGATGTTATCTCAGCGGAAAGAGTCGCTGTGGTCGATGCCTCCGGCAGCCGTTTGGTTTTCGTGAATTCGGAAGACCCCGAAGCTCAGCTTCAGGCGCTGGAGGCTACCGGGGAGTTTGCACTATCGCAGCCTACCTCCGCAGAGTTCTTTGACGGAGAGCTGTTTGTGGCCGACGCTTCGGATCAGAGCATCAAAGTATTCGATGCCAACGGCGACCCCGTTCGCATTATCGGCAAGGGCCTGACTCCTCCTTTGGCATTTATAGGAGGAATGCACATGAGTGATGGCTTGCTTTGGGCTTCTGATTCGACCGCTGGCAGGGTCCTTGCTCTTTCTCCGGTAGACGGAACAGTTGTCAATTCGCTACAGGAAAGATTTGACCTGCCGAGGGGAATGATCTCGGCAATGGCGAATAGACTCTTGGTGGCCGAAGCTTTCGCGGGTACGGTTGGTATGTTTTATGTGGGCGACGGCTCGGTGCTGGAGTCAATAGGCGATCCCGCGACAGAGGGCCTTGACCGCGGAGGACTCATGACGAAGCCGGAGGCAGTTTGGTGGGACGCCGAGAATTCCAGAGCATATATCACCGACAGCACTCAAGGGCGGGTCAAGGTCTTCAACTTGCGCGAGGCGCCGGAGTGATAACTCCCGTTTTTCGGCAGGTTATTTACTCGCTGGCGGCTGTGCTCTGTGTACTGCTTGTATCAGGTTGCGCCGCGGTCACGCTATCGCCACCCGAAAGGGCGGTCGATGATCTGCTCCAGCTAAGGGCCGAGCGCTCGACCGATGCATCAGCATATGCTGAGCTGCTCCTGGATCCAGCGATAGCAGCTGAACTGGCGGCCGCTGCCGCTGAGGAGGCCGAAGATTCACGGCCCCTGCCCGAGTGGGAGGAGCCATATATATCGGCGGAGTCCTCTGCCGGGGCTGATGTGGTGGTCGTATGGCGTAATCTTGAGGAGTGGCCCGAATGGCCGGCAGCCACCAGGTTTGCCACACAGGAGGTCGACGGAGAGTGGGTCACAGTCGATGCCGAACCCCTTCAGGAAGCGTCTATTCCTCCACCTGCACGCTGACGATGCAATAGAATTGTCGCTATAACAAAGACAGAAAGGCCTTATTGATGTCGAGAGTCGATCTCGTATTGCTTCACGCGCCCGCGGTTTACGATTTTCGTGAGCGGTCGATAATGTTCGGGCCCATCTCGGATATGGTGCCCTCCACTCCGGTATTCGAGATGTATCCGCTCGGCTTTACGACGATCGCGGAGTACATGGAGCGACACGGCCTGAAAGTCAGGATCGTCAATCTAGCTGTACTCATGCTGAACCGTCGCGACTACGATGTTGAGGCAGCGATTCGCGACATGAATCCTGTGGCGTTTGGAATCGACCTTCATTGGTTACCCCACGCGCACGGATCCATAGAGATCGCAAGGATAGTCAAGCAGTACCATCCTGACACGCCGGTCATATTCGGTGGACTTTCAGCCACATACTTTCACGAAGAACTTATCTCATATCCGTGGGTGGATTATGTTGTGCGCGGTGATTCCACCGAAGAGCCTATGACCCGGCTGCTCTATGCCCTCAAGGGCAAGGGCCGCGTCGACGACATCCCCAACCTCACGTACGTTTCGCGCGATGGCTCGGTCGTGACAAATGCGCTCGAATGGGTTCCGGACACCATGAACGATGTCTCTCTCGACTACTCGTTTTCGATGCGCTCGGTCATTCGATATCGCGACATGATGGGCTCGGTGCCATTCAAGGATTGGCTCCAGTACCCTGTTTGCGCTTCACTTACATGCCGGGGTTGCACTCACAATTGCGTGACCTGTGGCGGCAGCGCGTACTCGTTCCGCAATCACTTCGGGAGGCGCAAGGTAGCATTCAGGGATCCTGAGCTGCTGGTCAGGGATATCCAGCACGTGCAAAAGTACATCCCGGGACCGATATTCGTGCTGAACGACTTTTTGCAGGGAGGCGGAGATTACGTAGCCGCCTTCATCAGGGGTCTTGCCAGAATCAAGCTGCGTAACCCAATAGGGTTTGAGTTTTTCAAGCCGCCCGCCGAGGAGTTCTATCAGTTCCTCAACGAACACCTCACGGATTATTCAGTCGAGATCAGCGCCGAATCTCACGATGATCGAGTAAGGGCAGCATTCGGCAAGCACCACTACACCACCGAGCAGCTAGAGACATCGATCGCTGCAGCTTTGCGCAACGGCTGCAAGCGCTTCGATCTGTATTTCATGACGGGCATACCCTCGCAGACCGCTGAATCAGTGCTTGAAACCCCAGGCTATGTTGAGCAGCTGTATTCGAAGGTGAACGGGGACAGCAGACTGCTTGTTTTCTCATCGCCGATGGCGCCTTTCCTGGATCCCGGCTCAATGGCTTTCGACAACCCCGAGAAGTACGGGTATGCGCTTCGTGCCAAGACATTGGAGGAGCACAGACAGCTTCTTATCCAGCCTTCCTGGAAGTACATCATGAACTATGAGAGCCAGGCGATGAGCTCCGACCAGATGGTTGACGCCACCTATGAAGTCGGCCTGCAGTTAAACAGGATCAAGGGCAAGCTCGGGATCGTTGAGCCGAATGTAGCGGCCAGAACCGAGGAGCGAATCGTTCAGGCGCGCAAGGTAATGGCCAAGCTGGATTCCATTTTGTTGCTTGAGCCAGCCAGCAGAGATAGAAAACTGGAAGCCCTAAAGGGTGAAATGAGTCGCTTGTCGGAGTCGACGGTGTGCGAGAAGCAAGAGCTAAACTGGCCGGCGAAGGCCAACTGGAGACACGTTGTTCATGTGGTAATTTTGTGGGCCAGAGAAAACCTGATGAACCTGGCAGGCATTCGCCGGGGTTCGCCCAGATGCTTCAAGGAAGGTACGGAATCTAGTTGATCCCAGGTGAGCCGGTAAGTCAGAAGCCGACCACGTCGCCCGGTGAAGCCACAACCGCGCGGGTGCGAGGAATTTTCGGCCGTATCGCGGAAAGCTACGATACGTTCAACCTCCTATCTAGCCTTGGCTTTGATAGAGGCTGGAGGCATGCCGCGGTGGAGGCGGCCTCTCTATCTAGCGAGGCGAGGGTTCTTGACCTATGCGCGGGCACAGGGGATCTCGCCTTTGCTATTGCGGGAACAGGGATGCCCGCAGAAGTTGTTGCAACCGATTTCTCTCCCGAGATGCTCTCTGTCGCTCAGCAAAAGTCAGAACGGAAGCCGGGAGGCTCGAAGGTTACCTTTTTGACCGCAGACGCCCAGGAGCTTCCCTTTCCGGATGCCAGTTTTGATGTCGTAACTGTTGCCTTCGGCGTCAGGAACCTGCCGGATCGGGCGGCAAACTTCGCCGAGGCACACAGGGTGCTTGTTCCCGGGGGACGATATGTGATCCTCGAATTCTCAACTCCTCCCAATTTGCTATGGAGGAAGATGTACTACATCTATCTAGGTAGTGTGATTCCGCTGCTGGGCTCCGTGCTCACTCGAGGCGACAAGGCGTCTTTTGACTACCTGAATGCCTCGATCAGGCTTTTCCCGAATCAATCTGCACTGGCGCTTGAGCTGAAAGAGGCAGGGTTCTCCGAGGTCCGCTGGCAAAACCTTACCGGCGGAATCGTGTCCATCCACACTGCGATAAGATAGCAACAGGTTTACTCTTCATGAATGGAGGCTCGTGATGTTGTTGACCGCACGGTATGTCGTGCCGGTTTCCTCGCCGCATATCGAAGACGGCGCGATCCTGGTTCGAGATGGCGTTATAAGCGACATTGGCAGCGCAAACGCCTTGCGTGAAAGATATCCCGCCGAGAAAAGTCGTGATTTCGGCTTGGCCGCGCTCATGCCCGGCTTTGTGGACCTTCACACCCACCTGGAGTTCTCGGCGATGCGGGGGCTGGTCGACGATCTTCCGTATGCGCGCTGGAAGATTCAGCTCATGGAGAAAGAAAAGGCGCTTACCGCGGCCGACTGGGAGGACGCAGCCTTGCTCGGAGCATTGGAGGCGCTTCGCTCGGGCATCACGACCGTTGCCGATATCACCAAAACAGGCGCGTCTGTTCCGGCAGTGACGGCATCGGGCCTCAGGGCGTTTATCTATCGCGAGGTCTCGGCGATGGATAAAGCGCTCGTGGATCGAGCAGTTGACGGCGCATCACAGGATATTGCCGAGTGGAGATCTCTGACTGACAGCGAGCGTGTCACTATCGGGATCGCACCACACTCCACCTACAGCTGTCACCCAACGTTGTTCAGTAGTGTTGCCGATTATGCGACTCGAAACTCGATTCCGGTTGCGACGCATCTGGCAGGATCGAGGGAAGAATACAATTTTGTGAAGTACGGCAGCTCGATTTTAGCTGTGGACTATCGCGATCTGGAGACCGACAGGGTACCTTGGCTTCCGACGGGGGTCAGTCCGGTAAAATATGTCCTGCAGTGGGACCTGTTCGATGTCCCGAATATGCTGGCTGTACACTGCACACAGGTGGATGACGACGATATTGAGACGCTCGCGGCCAGCGGTGTTTCGGTAGCGTACTGCCCCCGATGTAATGCAAAACTTGGAATGGGGATGCTGCCACTGCGCTCTATGTTGGCGCACGGTATAAACGTCGGCATAGGTACGGATTCGCCCGCTGCCAACAACGCGATGGACATGTTTGACGAGATGCGAATAGGGCTGCTGATACAGCGCGCTATAGATCCTGACGAGATATTTTTCGATGCGCGTACCTTTATCGGCCTTAGCACGATCGATGCGGCCAAGGCTCTGCAAATCGACCACACGACAGGATCGCTTGAAGTCGACAAGAAGGCCGACATTATCGCGGTCGACCTGGCTCAGAGCCATCAGGCGCCGATATCTAACCCCTACAGCACGCTTGTTCACTCGGCGAATCAGGATAATGTGATCTTTACCATGGTTGAAGGTAGGGTGTTGTTCGACGAGCATAATCCTGCCGACCTGGATATCGACCTGGATGTCGAGCGGATAATGATGCGTGCGGATGAAATTCGATCGAAGCTTCGCGCGTGAGTTTGGGCGAGCGCGATTGGCCGATTTCTTGCTGATACCAATAGTTGAAACGAGCGACTTTAGACTATATGTTTAGATAGCTCATGCTATAATCGCGGCGGCTCGGCTTGTATGTGTGTTAAAGGCTGCCGATGCTGTGGTCAATAAACTAAGGAGGACACAAAACGTGAGTGACAAAGACTTCTTTTTTGACGAGGACGAGACGCAGGACCAGGCTCCGGCAAAGAGCGGCGGGGCCAAGCCGGCCTCCAAAAGAAAAGCCGCTGCCAGTGTTGAGACAGACCTTGTTGAGAGTGACCCTGCACCCTCTTCGTCAGTGTCTTTCAGTATGCAGTCCGTGAGCATGACGGTAGCTGCCCTTATCGGAGTAGTGGCTTTGCTTACCGGTGTGATTATTGGGATGTTCATTCCGGGTGGCCCGACAGCCACTACTGGAGCCTCAGGTACAGTTATGCCCGGCGGTGCTCCATCTGCGCCAGCGCCGCAGTTGACTCCCGAGCAACTCGAGGGTGGAGCGTTGCCTCCAGGGCATCCTCCGCTTGACGGAATGGGAGCGACTCCGACTACTCCGGCCCCCGGTGCATCCGGGCAGGCGACCCCTCCAGCCGAGTAAGCACTTATAGCGATAAAGCGGGCCCGGGTAGAGCTATCAGTGCCTGGGCCCGTATTTCTTTACGACAACGAGGAGACCAAGGATGGCGATAGACAAAAAGAAGGCTCCGGCCATAATAAGGATCGGCATAATTGTTGTATGCTCTATCCTTGTACTCAGTTTCATTCCTTGGGGTGGGCTGGGGTTGTTTACTGGGCCGACTCAAAACGGTGTGCCCGGCACAGGGACCCTAGATGCTATCGCCGCCAGACATACCCCTCAAGTTGTTGGCCTGGAAGGGCTTTTAGTCAGTCAGCCAGCCAGTTATACGGTACTCATGCAGTTGGGTCATACTTACTATAATTGGGCGGCGGAGGTTATGACGGCTACCGCTGCTCCAAGAGGATCGGATCGGCCACTATGGTTGGCGGCGGTTTCATTTTACGACCAGGCACTGGCGCTTAACGCCACTATTCCGGGAGACATTACAGATGCCGCCATCGCCAGGTACTACAGTGGCGATACTGCAGGAGCGATCGAGTTGATCGGAACCGCGTTGGGGGTAGATCCGAATTTCGCCCCCGCGCACTTCAATGCCGGAATCTTTTACGAGTCAGCCGGCCAGGTTAGCGAAGCGCTTGCGGCATACAGTCGATATCTCGAGCTTGATCCGCAAGGAACCGGACCGGGCAGTCTTACGATGGCGCAAAACGCCATTGCGAGATTATCGGCCGCAACTCCGACGGTCGAAGCGACGCCCGCTCCCACACCCTGACCCGGGCGCCTATACGCCTGCCTCACCCAGGACAATGAGAGCCTCTTCCACCGATGAGGTGGTCGAGAATATTCCATTGAGCCTTGTGAGTGACAAGATGTTGTCGACGATCTCGTTGGTTACCAGCACCAGGCGTCCACCTTTTGCTCCATACTCTTTGGACAGGCTGAGCAGCAAGCCCAACCCCGAGCTGTCCAGATACTCAATGTTCGAGAGATCCACAATCGCTGAAGGCGGAGTAGTTTTCAAAATTCGGTCGATACTCATCCTGAAGGCGGCGCACTCCCCATAGTCGAGATCGCCCGTTAGCTGCAGGAGCCAGTGTGATTCACTTTCGGCTAGATCAATGTCAAGGGGCATAGCTCTCCTCTCCGGGGTGATTCACTAATAAAGGTACCCATTTCACCCCCTGAATATGCAAGCCCGCGCTATCCGGACGTCTCTTTGGAGTTGCTTTGATTGAGCAGCAGCGCATCTTGCATGTACAATCGTCAAACAGCTATTACCGATTAGGAAGTGGGCGTAGGCCGATGGAACTCGATATCATTGCCGAATGTGATGACTCTCGGTGTAAGCTGACTGTCAATGGAGAAGTGGACGTCTACACTGCCCCTCGGCTAAAGGAGCATCTCGTTAAATGTATCCAGGGTGGCTCTACGGAGATATTGCTTGATCTCAACGGCGTTAGCTTTATCGACAGCTCGG
This genomic window contains:
- a CDS encoding tetratricopeptide repeat protein — translated: MAIDKKKAPAIIRIGIIVVCSILVLSFIPWGGLGLFTGPTQNGVPGTGTLDAIAARHTPQVVGLEGLLVSQPASYTVLMQLGHTYYNWAAEVMTATAAPRGSDRPLWLAAVSFYDQALALNATIPGDITDAAIARYYSGDTAGAIELIGTALGVDPNFAPAHFNAGIFYESAGQVSEALAAYSRYLELDPQGTGPGSLTMAQNAIARLSAATPTVEATPAPTP
- a CDS encoding TIGR04190 family B12-binding domain/radical SAM domain protein yields the protein MSRVDLVLLHAPAVYDFRERSIMFGPISDMVPSTPVFEMYPLGFTTIAEYMERHGLKVRIVNLAVLMLNRRDYDVEAAIRDMNPVAFGIDLHWLPHAHGSIEIARIVKQYHPDTPVIFGGLSATYFHEELISYPWVDYVVRGDSTEEPMTRLLYALKGKGRVDDIPNLTYVSRDGSVVTNALEWVPDTMNDVSLDYSFSMRSVIRYRDMMGSVPFKDWLQYPVCASLTCRGCTHNCVTCGGSAYSFRNHFGRRKVAFRDPELLVRDIQHVQKYIPGPIFVLNDFLQGGGDYVAAFIRGLARIKLRNPIGFEFFKPPAEEFYQFLNEHLTDYSVEISAESHDDRVRAAFGKHHYTTEQLETSIAAALRNGCKRFDLYFMTGIPSQTAESVLETPGYVEQLYSKVNGDSRLLVFSSPMAPFLDPGSMAFDNPEKYGYALRAKTLEEHRQLLIQPSWKYIMNYESQAMSSDQMVDATYEVGLQLNRIKGKLGIVEPNVAARTEERIVQARKVMAKLDSILLLEPASRDRKLEALKGEMSRLSESTVCEKQELNWPAKANWRHVVHVVILWARENLMNLAGIRRGSPRCFKEGTESS
- a CDS encoding STAS domain-containing protein, which encodes MELDIIAECDDSRCKLTVNGEVDVYTAPRLKEHLVKCIQGGSTEILLDLNGVSFIDSSGLGVLVGALRRARENSGTIRLVCTRENVLKVFRITGLDKVFPIFDSIEEANSF
- a CDS encoding amidohydrolase family protein; the encoded protein is MLLTARYVVPVSSPHIEDGAILVRDGVISDIGSANALRERYPAEKSRDFGLAALMPGFVDLHTHLEFSAMRGLVDDLPYARWKIQLMEKEKALTAADWEDAALLGALEALRSGITTVADITKTGASVPAVTASGLRAFIYREVSAMDKALVDRAVDGASQDIAEWRSLTDSERVTIGIAPHSTYSCHPTLFSSVADYATRNSIPVATHLAGSREEYNFVKYGSSILAVDYRDLETDRVPWLPTGVSPVKYVLQWDLFDVPNMLAVHCTQVDDDDIETLAASGVSVAYCPRCNAKLGMGMLPLRSMLAHGINVGIGTDSPAANNAMDMFDEMRIGLLIQRAIDPDEIFFDARTFIGLSTIDAAKALQIDHTTGSLEVDKKADIIAVDLAQSHQAPISNPYSTLVHSANQDNVIFTMVEGRVLFDEHNPADLDIDLDVERIMMRADEIRSKLRA
- the ubiE gene encoding bifunctional demethylmenaquinone methyltransferase/2-methoxy-6-polyprenyl-1,4-benzoquinol methylase UbiE; translation: MPGEPVSQKPTTSPGEATTARVRGIFGRIAESYDTFNLLSSLGFDRGWRHAAVEAASLSSEARVLDLCAGTGDLAFAIAGTGMPAEVVATDFSPEMLSVAQQKSERKPGGSKVTFLTADAQELPFPDASFDVVTVAFGVRNLPDRAANFAEAHRVLVPGGRYVILEFSTPPNLLWRKMYYIYLGSVIPLLGSVLTRGDKASFDYLNASIRLFPNQSALALELKEAGFSEVRWQNLTGGIVSIHTAIR
- a CDS encoding STAS domain-containing protein, with protein sequence MPLDIDLAESESHWLLQLTGDLDYGECAAFRMSIDRILKTTPPSAIVDLSNIEYLDSSGLGLLLSLSKEYGAKGGRLVLVTNEIVDNILSLTRLNGIFSTTSSVEEALIVLGEAGV